One genomic segment of Mytilus galloprovincialis chromosome 5, xbMytGall1.hap1.1, whole genome shotgun sequence includes these proteins:
- the LOC143075239 gene encoding uncharacterized protein LOC143075239, which translates to MSFILKYVIVFQLPYHYARGRANLVMLTKPVVFGESVELACMALETEIPLDEPHSRSWSGGPFNALLCMNGVSADRSKYNEVKGKNISQYILRINNFSVADVDCEYKCVFGVDSTRTTLHLNKRDYEYVPSRETTTVISSLMHGHFSVNIFFLKVWPTPVCEIIFERLNFAKRIRVTKTKNGKLFSVKMILKHVFKSDVCSGEMLVSCQIGTKRIEVCREQFHTCPVTVQKKDGNLVNDKTLITMIVAIFMFIFMVVVIVLYLMVKQKGYDTNIKITEVHYVINPDNPDGRIHFITREKRQYKKCERIPQGFWL; encoded by the exons ATGAGCTTTATTCTGAAATACGTTATCGTTTTTCAGTTACCTTACCATTATGCAAGAGGACGCG CTAACTTAGTTATGTTAACAAAACCTGTGGTATTTGGCGAAAGTGTAGAACTTGCATGCATGGCCCTCGAAACTGAAATTCCTCTCGACGAACCACACAGCAGAAGCTGGTCAGGTGGACCCTTTAATGCATTATTGTGTATGAACGGTGTTTCAGCAGATAGGTCAAAGTATAATGAAGTAAAAGGGAAAAATATATCTCAGTACATCTTACGAATAAATAATTTTTCTGTGGCGGACGTAGATTGTGAATATAAATGTGTGTTTGGTGTGGATAGCACACGAACAACACTTCATCTGAACAAGAGAGACTatgaat ATGTACCTTCAAGGGAAACCACTACCGTGATATCAAGTCTAATGCATGGTCATTTCAGTGTTAACATCTTTTTTTTGAAAGTATGGCCAACACCAGTTTGTGAAATCATATTTGAG AGATTAAACTTTGCAAAACGCATTAGAGTGACAAAGACAAAAAATGGCAAGCTATTTTCTGTTAAAATGATTCTAAAGCATGTCTTCAAAAGTGATGTGTGTAGTGGTGAAATGTTGGTTTCATGCCAGATTGGTACTAAGCGTATCGAGGTTTGCAGAGAACAATTTCATACCTGTCCAGTCACAG TCCAGAAAAAGGATGGAAATCTCGTAAACGACAAAACGCTGATTACAATGATTGTGGccattttcatgtttattttcatGGTTGTCGTTATAGTGCTATACCTGATGGTAAAACAAAAAGGATATGAtacaaacattaaaataacagAAGTACATTATGTTATAAACCCGGACAATCCTGATGGAAGAATTCATTTTATAACACGAGAAAAACGCCAGTATAAAAAATGTGAAAGGATTCCACAGGGATTTTGGTTGTAA